The genomic DNA GGTCGGTGGACGGCTCACGTCGGGAACCCCATTCGCTGGGAGATTCGCAGCGCCGCCTGGCGCACGGGGGGACCGAGTTCGACGCAGCGCTCCGGGTTCATCCGGCTGATCGGTCCCGAGACACTCAGCGCGGCGATGACCACCGAGGTGTAGTCGAACACCGGGGCGCCAACGCAACACACACCAACCTCATTCTCCTCGTCGTCGATGGCGAAGCCCTTGGACCGAATCGACTCCAATTCCTTGGCCATTGCCGGCGGGTGGGTGATGGTTTTCGGCGTCCTGGCTTTGAACGGCTGTGACAGGATCTCTGCCCGTTGTTCTTCTGGAAGGAATGCCAGGATCGCCTTGCCCAGGGCGGTGCAGACTATCGGCAGGCGGGCACCGATATGGGAGTACATCCGGATCGCGTGGATGCTCTCGAACTTAGCTATGTACACCACTTCGCCGCCGGAGGGAACCGCCAGGTGAACGGTTTCCGCCGTCTGGGCCGCCAGTTCTTCGAGGATTGCGCGGCTCTCGGCTCGCAGGTCGCTCTTGGCCAGATAGGTGCCGGCGAGTTCGATGATGCGTGTCCCCAGACGGAAATGGTCTGTCCCGGTGCGCTCTGCCAGACCCAGCGATACGAGCGTCGTCAGGTAACGGTGGGTCGTGCTCTTTGGCATCCGCAACTGGGTGGACAGATCCGCCAGGGTGGCACCACCGTCAGGGCCGTCTGCCAGGAGTTCCACGAGCTGAAAGGCCTTCGTGACCGATGACGACACCGGCCTGCGGTCGCCGACTGCCAGCGTGCCTTGTTCAGGCTGGGCCAAGGGTCGATCTGCCTCGCGCTT from Anaerolineales bacterium includes the following:
- a CDS encoding IclR family transcriptional regulator translates to MAQPEQGTLAVGDRRPVSSSVTKAFQLVELLADGPDGGATLADLSTQLRMPKSTTHRYLTTLVSLGLAERTGTDHFRLGTRIIELAGTYLAKSDLRAESRAILEELAAQTAETVHLAVPSGGEVVYIAKFESIHAIRMYSHIGARLPIVCTALGKAILAFLPEEQRAEILSQPFKARTPKTITHPPAMAKELESIRSKGFAIDDEENEVGVCCVGAPVFDYTSVVIAALSVSGPISRMNPERCVELGPPVRQAALRISQRMGFPT